From the Scylla paramamosain isolate STU-SP2022 chromosome 15, ASM3559412v1, whole genome shotgun sequence genome, one window contains:
- the LOC135107336 gene encoding uncharacterized protein LOC135107336 isoform X7 codes for MAPPGPTAAAPTETITGAPVIFFLGGPGSGKMTHAQNLADIHEGYRHINLTVVISEYIKENDLGSPQSISASIGLALLAREMHLSPRCKGYLVSGYPRHLDDVHHYNEKLGRPTGAILLEWDRATLIRNIELRMREYYASHAMRLSHTARRLGNIDGAILLDWRESTLLNNLEAGARMGSLMLEAAKKELTEFTTKVLPVCEYYDNLGMLYVVSGERSQEEVFRDVQRAHSKILRSALHPPPSRASVGSYREYRRMAPITQHQPLSNATITAPPEEEALPPCIFFMGGPGSDKWRLMSGITYLYPGWACVGVGQMLRDHVARWKEDPEGYTGMPSEKVVMVHNLMRKGELVPQDLVLDLMQERIKELSSREGIVLVGFPRDIIQAQNFEEKFHQIPPLLLIDCSELELGRNLGRREWRLDDNVAAARRRLAIYREVTLPMLKAFDEKNRLKIIDGDADWEQVERETKRAIYVETQNLARRGIRSAGVTPTPSPRRGLVRPSTSTFPAEVATAAVSRFEPQEPPAEDPNLDQPNGPVPGSPTRLPDQEMKPLPRELRGAVTETTPRSQLRHELV; via the exons ATGGCGCCCCCGGGACCCACCGCCGCTGCCCCGACGGAGACCATCACAGGAGCGCCTGTCATCTTCTTTTTGG GGGGTCCAGGCAGCGGAAAGATGACGCACGCGCAGAACCTTGCCGACATCCACGAGGGTTACCGACACATCAACCTCACCGTCGTGATTAGCGAATATATCAAGGAGAAcg ACCTCGGATCGCCACAGTCCATCTCAGCGAGCATCGGGCTGGCGCTGCTGGCCCGGGAGATGCACCTGTCGCCCCGCTGCAAGGGCTACTTGGTGTCCGGGTACCCGCGCCACCTAGATGACGTGCATCACTACAACGAGAAG CTGGGTCGACCCACGGGAGCCATCCTGCTGGAGTGGGACCGAGCTACCCTCATCAGGAACATCGAG TTGAGAATGCGAGAATATTACGCGAGCCACGCCATGCGCCTCTCCCACACTGCGCGGCGG CTGGGCAACATCGACGGGGCCATCCTGCTTGACTGGCGGGAGTCGACGCTACTCAACAACCTGGAGGCGGGGGCGCGGATGGGTTCACTCATGCTGGAAGCGGCGAAGAAGGAGCTGACGGAATTCACTACGAAGGTCCTGCCGGTGTGTGAATACTACGACAACCTGGGGATGCTTTACGTG GTGTCTGGGGAGAGGAGTCAGGAGGAGGTGTTCAGGGACGTCCAAAGGGCACACTCCAAGATACTTCGGTCCGCGCTTCATCCTCCGCCATCACGCGCCTCTGTTG GGTCCTACCGGGAGTACCGTAGGATGGCGCCCATAACCCAACATCAGCCGCTGTCCAACGCCACAATTACTGCGCCGCCAGAAGAAGAGGCTCTCCCTCCGTGCATCTTCTTCATGG GTGGCCCCGGGAGCGACAAATGGCGACTCATGAGCGGCATCACATACCTGTACCCAGGGTGGGCGTGCGTGGGAGTGGGCCAGATGCTGCGTGACCACGTGGCGCGCTGGAAAGAGGACCCTGAAGGGTACACAGGCATGCCCAGcgagaaggtggtgatggtgcacaACCtcatgaggaagggagagctgGTGCCGCAG GACCTGGTGCTCGACTTGATGCAGGAAAGGATAAAGGAGCTGAGTTCCCGCGAGGGCATCGTGCTGGTGGGCTTCCCGAGGGACATCATCCAGGCGCAGAACTTCgaggagaag TTCCACCAGATCCCGCCCTTGTTGCTCATCGACTGCTCGGAGTTGGAGCTGGGGAGGAACCTTGGCCGCAGGGAGTGGCGCCTCGATGACAACGTAGCGGCGGCACGGAGGAGGCTGGCCATTTACCGCGAAGTCACGTTGCCCATGCTCAAGGCCTTCGACGAGAAGAACCGACTCAAGATT ATTGACGGCGACGCTGACTGGGAACAGGTGGAAAGGGAGACTAAGCGGGCCATCTACGTAGAGACCCAGAATCTTGCTCGGCGCGGCATCAGGTCGGCAGGAGTCACGCCCACGCCGTCTCCCCGTCGCGGCCTCGTGCgcccctccacttccaccttccCCGCCGAGGTCGCCACCGCAGCCGTCAGCAGGTTTGAGCCACA GGAACCGCCAGCAGAAGACCCCAACCTAGACCAGCCCAACGGCCCCGTCCCTGGCAGCCCCACCCGCCTTCCCGACCAGGAAATGAAACCTCTTCCTCGGGAGCTGAGAGGCGCCGTGACGGAGACGACGCCCAGGAGTCAGTTGCGGCACGAGCTGGTCTGA
- the LOC135107336 gene encoding uncharacterized protein LOC135107336 isoform X3, whose amino-acid sequence MQVFSEVSRLFKMGICLDTGQRPEFLSLHDLYEDRSGSPLVSEGKNGEAGTTAATTPATMAPPGPTAAAPTETITGAPVIFFLGGPGSGKMTHAQNLADIHEGYRHINLTVVISEYIKENDLGSPQSISASIGLALLAREMHLSPRCKGYLVSGYPRHLDDVHHYNEKLGRPTGAILLEWDRATLIRNIELRMREYYASHAMRLSHTARRLGNIDGAILLDWRESTLLNNLEAGARMGSLMLEAAKKELTEFTTKVLPVCEYYDNLGMLYVVSGERSQEEVFRDVQRAHSKILRSALHPPPSRASVGSYREYRRMAPITQHQPLSNATITAPPEEEALPPCIFFMGGPGSDKWRLMSGITYLYPGWACVGVGQMLRDHVARWKEDPEGYTGMPSEKVVMVHNLMRKGELVPQDLVLDLMQERIKELSSREGIVLVGFPRDIIQAQNFEEKFHQIPPLLLIDCSELELGRNLGRREWRLDDNVAAARRRLAIYREVTLPMLKAFDEKNRLKIIDGDADWEQVERETKRAIYVETQNLARRGIRSAGVTPTPSPRRGLVRPSTSTFPAEVATAAVSREPPAEDPNLDQPNGPVPGSPTRLPDQEMKPLPRELRGAVTETTPRSQLRHELV is encoded by the exons ATCGCAGCGGGTCGCCGTTAGTGAGTGAAGGCAAGAATGGAGAGGCGGGCACGACAGCAGCCACCACCCCGGCTACCATGGCGCCCCCGGGACCCACCGCCGCTGCCCCGACGGAGACCATCACAGGAGCGCCTGTCATCTTCTTTTTGG GGGGTCCAGGCAGCGGAAAGATGACGCACGCGCAGAACCTTGCCGACATCCACGAGGGTTACCGACACATCAACCTCACCGTCGTGATTAGCGAATATATCAAGGAGAAcg ACCTCGGATCGCCACAGTCCATCTCAGCGAGCATCGGGCTGGCGCTGCTGGCCCGGGAGATGCACCTGTCGCCCCGCTGCAAGGGCTACTTGGTGTCCGGGTACCCGCGCCACCTAGATGACGTGCATCACTACAACGAGAAG CTGGGTCGACCCACGGGAGCCATCCTGCTGGAGTGGGACCGAGCTACCCTCATCAGGAACATCGAG TTGAGAATGCGAGAATATTACGCGAGCCACGCCATGCGCCTCTCCCACACTGCGCGGCGG CTGGGCAACATCGACGGGGCCATCCTGCTTGACTGGCGGGAGTCGACGCTACTCAACAACCTGGAGGCGGGGGCGCGGATGGGTTCACTCATGCTGGAAGCGGCGAAGAAGGAGCTGACGGAATTCACTACGAAGGTCCTGCCGGTGTGTGAATACTACGACAACCTGGGGATGCTTTACGTG GTGTCTGGGGAGAGGAGTCAGGAGGAGGTGTTCAGGGACGTCCAAAGGGCACACTCCAAGATACTTCGGTCCGCGCTTCATCCTCCGCCATCACGCGCCTCTGTTG GGTCCTACCGGGAGTACCGTAGGATGGCGCCCATAACCCAACATCAGCCGCTGTCCAACGCCACAATTACTGCGCCGCCAGAAGAAGAGGCTCTCCCTCCGTGCATCTTCTTCATGG GTGGCCCCGGGAGCGACAAATGGCGACTCATGAGCGGCATCACATACCTGTACCCAGGGTGGGCGTGCGTGGGAGTGGGCCAGATGCTGCGTGACCACGTGGCGCGCTGGAAAGAGGACCCTGAAGGGTACACAGGCATGCCCAGcgagaaggtggtgatggtgcacaACCtcatgaggaagggagagctgGTGCCGCAG GACCTGGTGCTCGACTTGATGCAGGAAAGGATAAAGGAGCTGAGTTCCCGCGAGGGCATCGTGCTGGTGGGCTTCCCGAGGGACATCATCCAGGCGCAGAACTTCgaggagaag TTCCACCAGATCCCGCCCTTGTTGCTCATCGACTGCTCGGAGTTGGAGCTGGGGAGGAACCTTGGCCGCAGGGAGTGGCGCCTCGATGACAACGTAGCGGCGGCACGGAGGAGGCTGGCCATTTACCGCGAAGTCACGTTGCCCATGCTCAAGGCCTTCGACGAGAAGAACCGACTCAAGATT ATTGACGGCGACGCTGACTGGGAACAGGTGGAAAGGGAGACTAAGCGGGCCATCTACGTAGAGACCCAGAATCTTGCTCGGCGCGGCATCAGGTCGGCAGGAGTCACGCCCACGCCGTCTCCCCGTCGCGGCCTCGTGCgcccctccacttccaccttccCCGCCGAGGTCGCCACCGCAGCCGTCAGCAG GGAACCGCCAGCAGAAGACCCCAACCTAGACCAGCCCAACGGCCCCGTCCCTGGCAGCCCCACCCGCCTTCCCGACCAGGAAATGAAACCTCTTCCTCGGGAGCTGAGAGGCGCCGTGACGGAGACGACGCCCAGGAGTCAGTTGCGGCACGAGCTGGTCTGA